The proteins below are encoded in one region of Peribacillus muralis:
- a CDS encoding cupin domain-containing protein, with the protein MNENNAQYWVSKLGLLPHPEGGYFKRTFESEECTSDQALTVNYEGRRKLYTSIYFLLTSKDVSHLHRLKSDELWYYHGGSPLTIHIINETGDYEEIKLGMNLDNGEVLQALVPKNSIFGSSVMAEDTYSLVGCMVSPGFEFKDFELFTQADLLVKYPQYKDLIMKLAYEVIPE; encoded by the coding sequence ATGAATGAAAATAATGCACAATATTGGGTATCAAAGCTAGGGCTGCTGCCCCATCCAGAAGGAGGATATTTTAAAAGAACCTTTGAATCCGAGGAATGTACATCTGATCAAGCATTGACCGTCAATTATGAAGGTAGAAGAAAGCTTTATACAAGCATTTACTTTCTATTAACTTCAAAGGACGTCTCACATCTTCACCGCCTAAAATCGGATGAATTATGGTATTATCACGGTGGTAGTCCTTTAACCATACATATCATTAATGAAACTGGTGACTATGAAGAAATTAAATTAGGCATGAACTTAGACAATGGAGAAGTCCTCCAAGCACTAGTTCCAAAAAATTCAATCTTTGGATCGTCGGTTATGGCGGAAGATACATATTCGCTAGTAGGCTGCATGGTGTCGCCGGGTTTTGAATTCAAGGACTTTGAACTGTTCACACAAGCTGATCTTTTAGTAAAGTATCCCCAATACAAAGATCTTATTATGAAGCTAGCGTACGAAGTAATTCCTGAATAA
- the licT gene encoding BglG family transcription antiterminator LicT, translating to MDFKKIFNNNVALTEDSNQTEMVVMGRGLSFQKKVGDQVELEKIEKTFITPSKGFADKLSDLLDEIPYEMMELSKEIIEMVNEDLHTELNDSLYLTLSDHLHFAVTRTKNGIPIRNALMWEVQKFYKAEYQASLKALNMIKTKTGVSMPEDEAASIALHLFNARQDGSGMEETMAMTNIVNDVTSIVKYHYGFDFNEDSMNYSRFITHLRYFAYRMLRGELNDDNNDGLFQQVQLQYPQAYECTKKVQAYLKKQYKMEMTTDESAYFIIHIQRVSNREKK from the coding sequence ATGGACTTCAAAAAAATATTTAATAATAATGTCGCTTTAACAGAGGATTCAAATCAAACTGAGATGGTCGTCATGGGAAGAGGTCTCTCCTTCCAGAAAAAAGTTGGCGACCAGGTTGAGCTTGAAAAAATCGAAAAAACCTTTATCACCCCTTCTAAAGGTTTTGCTGACAAATTATCTGATTTGCTTGATGAGATTCCTTATGAAATGATGGAACTCTCAAAAGAAATTATTGAGATGGTAAATGAGGATCTGCATACAGAGTTGAATGATTCACTTTATTTAACATTATCCGATCATCTTCACTTTGCTGTCACAAGAACAAAAAACGGGATACCGATAAGAAATGCGCTTATGTGGGAAGTGCAAAAGTTCTACAAGGCTGAATATCAGGCTTCTCTTAAAGCATTGAATATGATCAAAACGAAAACAGGAGTAAGCATGCCTGAGGATGAAGCAGCATCCATTGCCTTGCATCTTTTCAATGCACGGCAGGATGGCTCTGGTATGGAAGAGACAATGGCGATGACGAACATCGTCAATGATGTGACCAGTATCGTTAAGTATCATTATGGATTTGACTTTAATGAAGACTCGATGAATTACAGCCGATTTATCACCCATCTGCGTTATTTTGCCTATAGGATGCTGCGCGGTGAGTTAAATGACGACAATAATGATGGCTTATTTCAGCAAGTGCAGCTGCAATATCCACAAGCCTACGAATGTACGAAGAAAGTGCAAGCTTATCTGAAAAAGCAATATAAAATGGAAATGACCACTGATGAGTCAGCCTATTTTATCATTCATATCCAACGGGTTTCGAATCGGGAAAAAAAATAA